Proteins encoded by one window of Anopheles maculipalpis chromosome 2RL, idAnoMacuDA_375_x, whole genome shotgun sequence:
- the LOC126568659 gene encoding uncharacterized protein LOC126568659, producing MASTLNPATLEKLLHPIQEIRVRSLQDIESTLRRALWENVDIGVNASALFKNLIRWFWHVPLVMELTVLETMSLLLESKYGHEIVSFFTPTRVIKELLKIRYLIGANAKCDELVESIINQVERMKSGSSTTTSSMSSIDLDSVANSVGSLKLDGTDLTNDEPAVSGKSRTTVINSFASRWKGDDTFYTECWDVQDSNVSGVLERLNESLFDETNEENYQRALNYIVSYTKNYPPEFFLQPPYVALSLLHLIQTGRVGIRKGYGMLLYLIESFRKRIRQRMLTVTYIQAPKKRDRTQISLGAFVYEMFKLCIDQLKELTDDVDKLASNMILIVLSQTTTFLMTEHFSDQQKIPAHRFGELCGDFGYLAKHYRQEWELDSKKTFTRTRYRITMQILLDFVRLWQKDLEAEDEMDETAATRYGGRSGTLQYKFVDMKLGSSAHRKALAESDRVWRDECLIALYDYALRYSCPEMYEQLGTLVDKTDAPLLDMLSSLKEKFIPAVQLIRDTSVNAKLSDEHLLLIGSEAIKTLCLHRSIDLVRSVLKAVGNCSSSVAEDEPLWDVIESITVRLLANEDEEIRSEVYEICANMMKEFIGQLDDGAILTRRGLLSSSAPKLRAMGIPLSLQILTEITCFGYKSRNSKIRQCAETMLLFLCNSKAYLRDKWVDVQELLLPIAPLLQVAAIERNETKLARVIIAMFHPDFGLPWLDVLQGNLRLLFHSESTVREEALTRVLFLISSVERSEEFAPRIEHISDTIPNTICMVPVPYGLPRVKITNVYDASAVKPLLDALEQENGDPALRRSALTQLNVMADDPVLCELIHNTSGWVLVMQALSRSLLVEPQLDYPDAAIPAVGILTKLCFGIKTFRRYLGSNTTACQLIVRALLAHHHIPVFRMECCALLFLLLFADCSTGALPLVTLPYVCAISAFSTPFISTFHWRESPFRESFTGNELFKSIVLQPDHVDNQSRRMVQQNGGHSPANGDSLPYGFPIQQYVKRFIRFTFAEVWFDGVDAILKPNNASKRVNNASTGNDEEWPLEYHGNKTAMAFDANLRLTKQDIRWIKMVDLITIFRKSLRRLGSAKAHTDVYVGLATLETNLIFPLKNSVCQQGAVISALKRYLHTPPMTVADQEMLVEVLNIIGIMLHLGFYLIRDWLYTVLEMEDNFFLTLLRSEECIEALYRKNANMLRGLLQLYSGSQSSSEPDQKDGKREITDRMPKPVERATKCENGWDLRVFNTALEQLDVMLKKCDVPRIVSLLEVLETMAALLDDVRRIDIGEVIPKLLLCIRLVGSTSFTGSAIVRSCLLAIAHILERSPDEVGEFEWKAKHLKTISTQCGNSCTLVRSFAWNILAKIARTLPGAAAIVKECSYLPGGIHACCISTMLDRNEACLVKESAVGLFVNLLSHSADKDGSLHSSVLPFDGAASIRRNRWVDNTSNSTNGSVDLLLELLAKQQFFEESVRSLETYTCMEFLLDDDNKQQTAVISADLVKAYAVLYRCLLELDPFEFGQLIGEKGCIQWLLECVEQQAMLPNRAVCLMVAEVCLLLLRCMEEPTREPLCMLLVGHQNFFESIIYMLNRWLYGKLTLPVMEQTLTCIMRFLCALVVTPNGKQHIHLEFEHQDVKPIAKMIQNAILHKSKGFQIMCLKFLSLMFHTSDAIASPTAEYPSFLIQFETMDMHTESPEMLKSSQMFQAEQYYEMEDDTENTNPNRPLATTDTEEKQSKTHDSKDGTMRSGSALIFKALLARFESTCNRQQLETGGITTTNYKRTIYSTLQTMLHFSGEACRVARERNLLGTILDWFDAIHEGLIGRLTYPEFVRKHGDVKKLSIMTELKELASILGTWFSVPGEPLLLRMDQIDRLCQTVLQYWPWFSNHGVLHMEFLQVLAFLTESHIIVCKALAATFPGYPHSIMKLLIVTATTETAKVKGPKYDLQLLRVSLRVLKNCCCCHEGRSMIGKLNVFDNISKLHPSVTKLQKPWIDVTHMWLEFWEVYTRYVDVSEVRHLTVLGALTRKSDLEIRLLAMAIVRNLTFVLANRPALLASSDYMFILWNGLQRTSCRGEVLMAAVTVWKMIANNQRGKAAIKSSPLVRLIEGQVKHYSMTPEGNDQNELWNVLMTVYHILKA from the exons ATGGCAAGCACGCTTAATCCGGCCACGCTGGAAAAATTGC TACATCCGATACAGGAAATACGCGTCCGTTCGCTGCAGGATATCGAAAGCACGCTGAGACGTGCATTGTGGGAGAATGTGGACATTGGCGTTAATGCATCCGCCCTGTTCAAGAACTTGATACGCTGGTTCTGGCATGTTCCGTTGGTGATGGAGTTGACCGTGCTGGAGACAATGTCGCTTTTGCTCGAG AGCAAATACGGACATGAAATAGTAAGCTTCTTTACCCCGACGCGAGTAATAAAGGAGCTGCTAAAAATTCGTTACCTCATCGGGGCGAATGCAAAGTGCGACGAACTGGTAGAAAGCATCATAAACCAGGTGGAACGTATGAAATCCGGTTCCAGCACTACCACATCCAGCATGAGCAGCATCGATCTGGACAGTGTGGCGAATAGTGTGGGTAGCCTAAAGCTGGACGGGACCGATCTCACGAACGATGAACCGGCAGTGAGTGGGAAAAGTAGAACGACCGTCATAAACTCGTTTGCATCACGGTGGAAAGGGGACGACACGTTCTACACCGAATGCTGGGATGTGCAAGACTCGAATGTGAGCGGCGTACTGGAGCGGCTGAACGAATCACTGTTCGATGAGACGAATGAGGAAAACTATCAACGTGCCCTAAACTACATCGTGTCGTACACTAAAAACTATCCGCCGGAATTCTTTCTCCAACCACCGTACGTTGCACTGTCCCTGTTGCATCTGATACAGACCGGACGGGTCGGCATACGGAAAGGGTACGGAATGTTGCTGTATTTGATAGAATCATTCCGCAAGCGGATACGCCAGCGTATGCTTACCGTtacatacattcaggcgccgAAGAAGCGTGATCGGACACAAATATCGCTCGGCGCGTTTGTGTACGAAATGTTTAAACTTTGCATTGATCAGCTGAAGGAACTAACAGATGATGTAGATAAGCTAGCGTCCAACATGATTCTGATCGTGCTAAGCCAAACTACCACATTCCTTATGACGGAACATTTTTCCGATCAGCAAAAAATTCCAGCCCACCGATTCGGCGAACTGTGTGGCGATTTTGGCTACCTGGCCAAACACTACCGGCAAGAGTGGGAGCTCGACTCGAAGAAAACATTTACTCGCACACGCTACCGGATTACGATGCAAATTTTACTCGACTTTGTACGACTGTGGCAAAAGGATCTGGAAGCGGAGGATGAGATGGATGAAACGGCCGCTACCCGGTACGGAGGCAGATCGGGCACATTACAGTACAAGTTTGTCGACATGAAGCTAGGCTCGTCGGCACACCGGAAAGCGTTAGCCGAATCGGACCGTGTCTGGCGTGACGAATGTCTGATAGCGTTGTACGATTATGCGCTGCGATACTCCTGTCCGGAGATGTACGAACAGTTGGGTACATTGGTCGATAAGACCGATGCACCACTGTTGGACATGCTGTCGAGCTTAAAGGAGAAGTTTATCCCGGCGGTACAGCTGATTCGCGACACGAGCGTAAATGCGAAGCTTAGCGACGAACATCTGCTGCTAATCGGATCAGAAGCGATAAAAACGCTGTGTCTGCATCGGTCGATCGATTTGGTGCGGAGCGTTTTGAAAGCGGTTGGCAA ctGTTCCAGCTCCGTAGCGGAAGATGAACCGCTGTGGGACGTTATTGAATCGATTACGGTGCGTCTGTTGGCGAACGAGGATGAAGAAATCAGGAG TGAGGTTTACGAGATCTGTGCGAACATGATGAAGGAATTTATTGGCCAGTTGGATGATGGAGCTATTCTCACGCGTCGCGGTCTGCTCTCCAGCTCGGCACCGAAATTGCGTGCCATGGGTATTCCCCTTTCGCTGCAGATTCTTACCGAAATTACGTGCTTTGGTTACAAAAGTCGAAACAGCAAG ATTCGCCAGTGCGCTGAAACCATGCTACTGTTTCTGTGCAATTCGAAAGCATACCTGCGCGACAAATGGGTGGACGTGCAGGAGCTACTCCTACCGATTGCACCACTTCTGCAGGTGGCTGCCATCGAACGGAACGAAACAAAGCTTGCCCGTGTCATTATCGCTATGTTCCATCCAGATTTCGGTCTTCCGTGGCTCGATGTACTACAAGGCAATCTTCGCTTGCTGTTTCACAGTGAGAGCACTGTCCGCGAGGAAGCCCTCACGCGGGTACTATTTCTGATCAGCTCGGTCGAGCGAAGTGAAGAGTTTGCGCCTCGCATTGAACACATCAGCGATACCATCCCGAACACGATCTGTATGGTGCCGGTGCCGTACGGGTTACCGCGTGTGAAGATTACCAATGTGTACGATGCGAGTGCGGTAAAGCCACTGCTGGATGCACTGGAACAGGAAAATGGTGATCCGGCATTACGGCGCAGCGCACTAACGCAGCTCAATGTGATGGCGGACGATCCGGTACTGTGCGAGCTGATACACAACACATCCGGCTGGGTGTTGGTAATGCAGGCGCTTAGTCGATCGTTGCTCGTGGAACCGCAGCTAGATTATCCGGATGCGGCCATCCCGGCAGTGGGCATACTGACGAAGCTGTGCTTCGGCATCAAAACGTTCCGCCGATATCTCGGATCAAACACAACGGCTTGTCAGCTGATCGTACGCGCACTGCTTGCCCATCATCACATACCCGTGTTCCGGATGGAGTGTTGCgctttgctgtttttgctACTGTTTGCCGACTGCTCAACAGGAGCATTGCCCCTGGTGACGCTGCCTTACGTTTGTGCAATTTCCGCCTTTTCAACCCCATTCATATCGACGTTCCACTGGCGCGAAAGCCCATTCCGCGAAAGTTTTACCGGAAACGAGCTGTTTAAGAGCATTGTGCTTCAACCGGATCACGTGGATAACCAATCGAGACGTATGGTGCAGCAAAATGGTGGACATTCGCCTGCCAACGGGGACAGTTTACCGTACGGATTCCCAATTCAGCAGTACGTGAAACGTTTCATCCGCTTTACCTTTGCCGAGGTGTGGTTCGACGGAGTGGATGCGATACTTAAGCCGAACAATGCGTCCAAACGCGTCAACAATGCATCCACCGGCAATGATGAGGAGTGGCCGCTCGAGTACCACGGCAACAAGACGGCAATGGCGTTCGATGCAAATTTGCGCCTTACCAAGCAAGATATCCGTTGGATAAAGATGGTGGATTTGATAACCATTTTTCGCAAAAGCTTACGACGACTTGGTTCTGCTAAAGCACATACGGACGTTTACGTTGGGCTGGCCACACTGGAGACGAATTTGATTTTTCCGTTAAAGAATTCTGTCTGTCAGCAGGGTGCAGTCATTAGTGCGCTGAAGCGCTACCTACACACGCCTCCGATGACGGTAGCCGACCAGGAGATGCTGGTGGAGGTGTTAAACATCATCGGAATAATGTTGCATCTTGGGTTTTATTTGATTCGCGACTGGTTGTATACGGTGCTGGAAATGGAGGACAATTTCTTCCTCACATTGTTACGCTCGGAAGAATGCATTGAAGCGCTGTACCGGAAGAATGCTAACATGCTGAGGGGCTTGTTACAGCTGTACAGTGGTTCGCAGAGCTCTAGCGAGCCTGATCAGAAGGATGGAAAGCGCGAGATAACGGATCGCATGCCGAAACCTGTAGAACGTGCGACAAAATGCGAAAATGGTTGGGATTTACGTGTGTTTAATACCGCACTGGAGCAGTTGGATGTGATGCTGAAGAAGTGCGATGTTCCACGTATCGTTtcgttgctggaggttcttgAAACGATGGCCGCCTTGCTGGATGATGTGCGACGGATAGACATTGGCGAGGTTATTCCGAAGCTATTGCTTTGCATAAGGCTCGTTGGATCGACAAGTTTCACCGGGTCCGCCATAGTACGATCGTGTCTGCTAGCGATCGCACATATCCTAGAACGTTCCCCGGATGAGGTGGGCGAATTCGAGTGGAAGgcgaaacatttaaaaaccaTATCGACACAGTGTGGCAATAGCTGTACGCTGGTGCGTTCCTTTGCTTGGAATATTTTGGCTAAAATTGCACGCACTCTGCCCGGTGCGGCTGCCATCGTGAAGGAGTGTTCCTATCTGCCCGGTGGTATACACGCGTGCTGCATCAGTACGATGCTGGATCGTAACGAAGCTTGCCTGGTGAAGGAATCGGCCGTTGGACTGTTCGTGAATTTGCTGTCCCACAGTGCGGACAAGGATGGTTCGCTACATTCGTCCGTTTTGCCGTTCGATGGCGCGGCTAGCATTCGACGTAACAGGTGGGTAGATAA CACCAGCAATTCAACGAACGGGTCGGTGGATTTGTTACTGGAACTTTTAGCAAAGCAACAGTTTTTCGAAGAGTCCGTTCGTTCACTGGAAACCTACACGTGCATGGAGTTCCTGTTGGACGAtgacaacaaacaacagacCGCCGTTATCTCAGCCGACTTGGTAAAAGCATACGCCGTACTGTACCGCTGTTTGCTCGAGCTGGATCCGTTCGAGTTTGGTCAGCTCATTGGGGAGAAAGGTTGCATCCAGTGGCTGCTGGAATGTGTCGAACAGCAGGCAATGCTACCGAACCGGGCCGTGTGTCTGATGGTGGCGGAAgtttgcttgctgctgttgcgctgCATGGAAGAACCGACACGGGAACCGCTTTGTATGCTGCTTGTGGGGCATCAGAATTTCTTCGAGAGCATCATTTACATGCTCAATCGGTGGCTGTACGGGAAGCTTACGCTGCCCGTGATGGAGCAAACGCTGACCTGCATTATGCGGTTTCTGTGTGCGCTGGTAGTGACACCGAACGGCAAGCAGCACATCCATCTGGAGTTTGAGCATCAGGATGTGAAACCGATCGCAAAGATGATTCAGAATGCAATTCTGCATAAATCGAAAG GCTTTCAAATCATGTGCCTCAAATTCCTTAGCCTGATGTTCCACACATCGGACGCGATCGCCTCGCCCACTGCCGAATATCCGTCCTTCCTGATCCAATTCGAAACGATGGACATGCACACCGAAAGTCCCGAAATGTTAAAGTCCTCGCAAATGTTTCAAGCCGAACAGTACTACGAGATGGAAGACGACACGGAAAATACTAATCCTAACCGACCGCTGGCAACAACGGACACGGAGGAGAAACAATCGAAGACGCACGACTCCAAGGACGGTACGATGCGCAGTGGATCAGCGTTAATATTTAAAGCCCTGTTGGCACGCTTTGAATCGACCTGCAATCGGCAGCAGCTAGAAACGGGTGGCATCACCACTACCAACTACAAGCGAACCATTTACTCGACACTTCAAACCATGCTTCACTTCTCGGGCGAAGCATGCCGAGTAGCACGGGAGCGCAATCTGCTGGGAACCATTCTCGATTGGTTCGATGCTATCCACGAAGGATTGATTGGAAGGTTGACGTACCCGGAGTTTGTGCGAAAGCATGGTGACGTGAAGAAGTTGTCGATAATGACGGAGCTGAAAGAGTTGGCCAGCATACTGGGTACGTGGTTTAGTGTGCCGGGTGAACCGCTACTACTGCGCATGGATCAGATCGATCGGTTGTGCCAAACTGTGCTGCAGTATTGGCCCTGGTTTAGCAATCACGGTGTGCTGCATATGGAGTTCTTGCAGGTGTTGGCGTTCCTGACGGAAAGTCACATAATCGTTTGCAAAGCGCTGGCAGCAACCTTCCCGGGCTATCCGCACAGTATCATGAAGTTGCTAATTGTAACGGCCACAACGGAGACGGCAAAGGTTAAGGGTCCGAAGTATGATTTGCAGCTGTTGCGGGTTTCGTTGCGAGTGCTGAAgaattgctgttgctgtcacgAGGGACGCAGTATGATCGGCAAGCTGAACGTGTTCGACAACATTAGCAAGTTGCATCCGAGTGTTACGAAGCTGCAGAAGCCATGGATTGATGTGACCCATATGTGGCTCGAGTTTTGGGAGGTTTACACGCGTTATGTGGATGTGAGCGAAGTGCG TCATCTGACTGTTCTTGGAGCACTGACGCGCAAATCCGATCTAGAAATACGCCTTCTCGCAATGGCCATCGTACGGAATCTCACATTCGTCCTGGCAAACCGGCCAGCGCTGCTAGCCTCGTCCGACTATATGTTCATCCTGTGGAATGGTCTCCAGCGCACTTCCTGCCGCGGTGAGGTACTGATGGCCGCCGTAACGGTGTGGAAAATGATTGCCAACAATCAGCGAGGTAAGGCCGCCATTAAAAGCAGCCCGCTGGTACGGTTAATCGAGGGTCAGGTAAAACACTACTCCATGACGCCGGAGGGGAACGATCAAAATGAGCTCTGGAACGTGCTTATGACGGTGTATCATATTTTGAAAGCGTAA
- the LOC126567514 gene encoding UPF0598 protein CG30010 gives MLLRRFISASIQNYRHIAYVQGQSPAPKIREYFYYIDHEGMLFLDDARIKNFTSCFKEKQFLEFFFKRLKLNDTDRYQDEFPFLSVCGRERNFIRCDDLPIVYTHIIQNDNEDRLAYAHASDKMSVPWQPDRICMFPDTGRVYHPAPERYGAIGLIRSKLAIELSSSFTFQNGEDRPPTHFRWKEKDYELDQDWWKQTYISQRSAC, from the exons ATGTTGCTAAGGAGATTTATATCAGCTTCGATTCAAAACTATCGCCATATTGCGTACGTACAGGGACAATCACCGGCACCAAAGATACGTGAATATTTCTACTATATCGATCACGAAGGAATG CTCTTTCTAGATGATGCAaggataaaaaatttcacctcTTGCTTCAAGGAGAAGcaatttctggaatttttctttaaacgCTTGAAGCTAAACGATACGGACCGTTATCAGGACGAGTTTCCGTTTCTGTCCGTTTGCGGTCGTGAGAGAAATTTCATCCGCTGTGACGATCTACCGATCGTTTATACACATATTATTCAAAATG ATAACGAGGATCGATTAGCTTACGCACATGCCAGCGATAAAATGAGTGTACCATGGCAACCAGATCGCATCTGCATGTTTCCGGACACTGGACGGGTGTATCATCCGGCACCGGAGCGGTACGGTGCGATAGGATTGATCCGTTCCAAGCTTGCCATCGAACTGAGCTCTTCGTTTACATTCCAAAATGGGGAAGATCGTCCACCGACACACTTCCGGTGGAAGGAGAAAGATTACGAGCTCGATCAGGACTGGTGGAAGCAGACGTACATAAGCCAGCGATCCGCTTGTTAA
- the LOC126567926 gene encoding uncharacterized protein LOC126567926 translates to MEEYKKLIWSRHNPRSEGKLLEQASIDFADHHNDIFNLHINEIDPVHQIDEICSLVDESSLFLPAEMPTDPRTGQKVQQLEVKCTKSLLFFNQFPSGSVLTRDEHQLCLTVQNRINMRLPFNSAKEKKNYARYMQLMVKLAPEKEMFDSFVKNYFNTNLLRRMQTIEPELNALVVKVWQAKVRERLALERELGGQYVLMTVVPFFGCAENETNVLFEPTGEDVHETGTVRSLFTENVLKSITLKRNERVLEDFTAEWCAVRCKRDEQIGNVRAVLQHLKDVAFVMPAGAFTLLLNYAQNMQDQWTIPFEIKLIEGRKVLIMDSRHPPNKLSTHARKVKAYKLLVKSFMSFKGRKHLQDKSKSPVKDIEEDATKEGESFKPLLFDEYMRSLAHKTPPSVVKEKIRESRFYQAWKLKDQSNDEHHMLVGFRQDCYESFRKMRVFMNVSVKVEYQPEFGAEQMTLAELLQEWCRQLLRPNSKTMRLRINGTTSAIISHRYLELRDIEEELHRLYSVKPCNLITNVWKMLKLMGNFPTGHYLLQRDGKSTQGPSVYGRKVIEKPSQTNSAGVCLNWADLLSQIQYDCPPLEQYDWIPIDRFVITQLHRVNTIFPCSFPHWASVRTLNSRQNQMKPKAVTETKPTSKKKASPQKGKPAVVKVPTPAQLMRREKMKQRKKLARQQKLKAEQIQQSLNQFAPYVGSAKPVEVKDGEVTGKDTLMTAKSSGPTAVDYSTYVEQAAINSEEKE, encoded by the exons ATGgaagagtacaaaaaattgaTCTG GTCCCGCCACAATCCACGCTCGGAAGGAAAACTCCTCGAACAAGCATCGATCGATTTTGCCGACCATCACAATGACATCTTCAATCTCCACATCAATGAAATCGATCCGGTACATCAGATCGATGAAATATGCTCTCTGGTGGATGAATCCTCCCTCTTCCTGCCCGCAGAAATGCCAACCGACCCGCGCACCGGGCAGAAAGTACAGCAGCTGGAAGTAAAGTGCACCAAATCGTTACTCTTCTTCAATCAATTTCCCTCCGGTTCGGTGTTGACGCGCGACGAGCATCAGCTTTGCCTCACGGTACAGAACCGTATCAACATGCGCTTACCGTTCAACAGCgcgaaggagaagaaaaactacGCCCGATACATGCAGCTGATGGTAAAGCTTGCCccggaaaaggaaatgttcGATAGCTTTGTGAAGAATTACTTCAACACGAACCTGTTGCGCCGTATGCAAACGATCGAACCGGAACTGAACGCGCTGGTGGTAAAGGTTTGGCAGGCAAAAGTACGAGAACGGTTGGCGCTGGAGCGTGAGCTAGGTGGCCAGTACGTGCTGATGACGgttgttccattttttggTTGCGCAGAAAACGAGACTAACGTATTGTTTGAACCTACCGGGGAAGATGTCCACGAAACTGGGACGGTAAGGAGTCTTTTTACggaaaatgtattaaaatcgATTACGCTTAAAAGGAACGAGCGAGTGCTGGAAGATTTCACAGCGGAATGGTGTGCGGTACGGTGTAAGCGGGATGAACAGATTGGCAACGTTCGTGCTGTTCTCCAACACCTAAAGGATGTAGCATTTGTGATGCCGGCCGGTGCCTTTACGCTTCTGCTAAATTATGCCCAAAACATGCAGGACCAGTGGACGATACCGTTCGAAATTAAGCTGATCGAGGGGCGGAAGGTCTTAATCATGGACAGCAGACATCCACCGAACAAACTTTCAACCCACGCCAGGAAGGTAAAGGCGTACAAATTGCTCGTTAAAAGTTTTATGTCTTTTAAGGGACGAAAACATCTCCAAGACAAATCGAAAAGTCCTGTGAAGGATATTGAAGAAGATGCGACGAAAGAAGGGGAATCATTCAAACCGCTCCTATTCGATGAATACATGAGGTCGttagcacacaaaacaccaccCTCGgttgttaaagaaaaaattcGCGAAAGCAGATTTTATCAGGCGTGGAAATTAAAAGATCAGTCCAACGATGAGCACCATATGTTGGTAGGCTTTCGGCAGGATTGTTACGAATCGTTTCGCAAAATGCGTGTCTTCATGAACGTATCAGTAAAGGTCGAATATCAGCCCGAATTCGGTGCGGAACAGATGACACTAGCGGAGCTGTTGCAGGAATGGTGCCGTCAGCTGTTGAGGCCCAATTCGAAAACGATGCGATTGCGTATCAATGGTACAACTTCGGCAATTATCTCCCATCGCTATCTCGAGCTGCGTGACATCGAGGAAGAACTGCACCGACTGTACAGCGTCAAGCCCTGTAATTTAATCACGAATGTGTGGAAAATGCTAAAGCTGATGGGAAATTTCCCCACCGGACACTATCTGCTGCAGCGCGATGGTAAAAGCACCCAGGGTCCTTCGGTGTACGGTCGAAAGGTGATCGAAAAACCGAGTCAAACGAACAGTGCCGGAGTGTGTCTAAATTGGGCCGATCTATTAAGCCAAATCCAGTACGATTGTCCACCGCTGGAGCAGTACGATTGGATCCCGATCGATAGGTTCGTGATAACACAACTGCACCGGGTAAATACAATCTTCCCGTGCAGTTTTCCACACTGGGCATCGGTGAGGACGCTCAATTCCCGCCAGAACCAAATGAAGCCGAAAGCGGTCACAGAAACGAAACCTAccagcaaaaagaaagcaagcccacaaaaaggcaaaccaGCGGTGGTCAAAGTTCCGACACCAGCGCAGTTGATGCGCCGGGAGAAGATGAAGCAACGGAAAAAGCTTGCCAGACAGCAAAAGCTAAAAGCGGAACAGATCCAACAGTCGCTTAATCAATTTGCTCCCTATGTGGGATCGGCAAAGCCGGTAGAGGTTAAGGATGGTGAAGTAACGGGCAAGGACACACTAATGACGGCGAAAAGTAGCGGTCCAACAGCGGTTGATTACAGTACGTACGTGGAACAAGCCGCAATAAATTCGGAAGAGAaagagtag
- the LOC126568493 gene encoding protein TEX261 has translation MSFLGLLSYVSLLVQICFVTVSIAAGLYYLAELVEEYTVIAKKVISWMVAVTASLYVIFIFTENFSWTMLLCGLGAQLLHGLILTDFPYVRFLSPAFISAVLLLIANHYFAFVYFQQQYHSFAEVLAYFTLCLWLVPFALFVSLSANDNVLPTSNERTHLLGGNDDLVTNYFSSRKKMGLLSLFSYAKESLLPQRNKKAF, from the exons ATGTCCTTCCTCGGGCTCCTGAGCTACGTTTCGCTGCTGGTGCAGATATGCTTCGTAACCGTCTCGATAG CCGCCGGTCTGTACTACCTAGCCGAGCTAGTCGAGGAATACACGGTCATCGCGAAGAAAGTCATCAGCTGGATGGTAGCGGTGACTGCCTCACTTTATGTGATATTTATCTTTACGGAAAACTTCTCCTGGACCATGCTGCTCTGTGGCCTCGGGGCACAGCTACTACACGGGCTCATCCTTACCGATTTCCCGTACGTGCGGTTTCTTTCGCCAGCATTCATCAGCgcggtgttgctgctgattgCGAACCATTACTTTGCCTTCGTCTActtccagcagcagtaccattCGTTTGCCGAAGTACTGGCGTACTTTACGCTCTGTCTATGGCTCGTCCCGTTCGCACTGTTTGTATCACTTTCGGCCAACGATAATGTGCTGCCAACGAGCAACGAACGGACACATTTACTCG GTGGTAATGACGATTTAGTAACGAATTACTTTTCCAGTCGGAAAAAGATGGGACTGCTTTCGTTGTTTAGCTACGCAAAGGAAAGCCTGTTGCCGCAGCGCAACAAGAAAGCATTTTAA
- the LOC126568425 gene encoding ribose-5-phosphate isomerase, whose product MWCKFLRSLSPAIIVPSRRNNSLSNGAFYSTRVTMSLEEAKRCAAYKAVDEYVKDNTVVGVGSGSTVVYAVHRIAERVKSEGLKLVCVPTSFQARQLIIEHGLTLGDLECNPRLDCAIDGADEVDAKMVLIKGGGGCLLQEKIVASCADRLVIIADYTKDSVKLGQQYRKGIPIEVAPMAYVPIKNKVEARFGGNLKLRMAVAKAGPVVTDNGNFILDWSFPDDKEHDWDAVNREIMMLPGVVDTGLFVDMATKAYFGQKDGTVTERSV is encoded by the exons ATGTGGTGCAAGTTTTTACGTTCACTTTCACCAGCTATAATCGTACCATCACGGAGGAACAATTCGTTGTCCAACGGTGCATTCTACTCGACCCGCGTTACGATGTCCTTGGAAGAGGCGAAACGATGTGCTGCGTACAAGGCGGTTGACGAGTACGTGAAGGATAACACCGTCGTGGGTGTCGGATCGGGCTCTACCGTGGTGTACGCAGTGCATCGTATAGCGGAGCGTGTGAAATCCGAAGGCCTGAAGTTGGTTTGTGTTCCGACGAGTTTCCAGGCTCGGCAGCTTATCATCGAGCATGGACTGACGCTGGGTGATTTGGAATGTAATCCACGGCTGGACTGTGCGATCGATGGGGCGGACGAAGTTGATGCCAAGATGGTTCTTATcaagggtggtggtggatgccTATTGCAG GAAAAAATCGTAGCATCCTGTGCCGACCGGCTGGTGATCATTGCGGATTACACCAAGGATTCGGTGAAGCTCGGCCAGCAGTATCGTAAAGGCATCCCGATCGAGGTTGCACCGATGGCTTACGTGCCAATAAAGAACAAAGTGGAGGCTCGTTTCGGTGGCAATTTAAAACTTCGGATGGCGGTTGCAAAGGCGGGCCCCGTCGTCACGGATAATGGTAATTTCATTCTCGATTGGAGCTTCCCGGACGACAAAGAACACGATTGGGATGCGGTGAATCGGGAGATAATGATGTTGCCGGGCGTTGTTGATACGGGACTATTCGTTGACATGGCAACGAAGGCATACTTCGGACAGAAGGATGGCACAGTGACGGAACGTAGCGTCTGA